Genomic segment of Kibdelosporangium phytohabitans:
CCGTGCTGACCACCGACGAGAAGTGGCCGGGCTGAGCGCCGATCACGCCACCCAGCCGCCGGTGCGCCAGTACTGGCCGTGCTCGCGGCTGAGCAGGTCCTCGTCGACGAGGTAGCGGCGCAGGGTGACGTAGTCGGTCTCGCCGCCGTGGCACCACGCGCGCAGGACGACGTCCACTTCCTTCTCGGGGAACCGGCGGCCGGGTTCGAAGCAGGCCGCGATGTGTTCGAGCAGGATGCGTCTGCGGCCGCGTTTGGCTGGGAACCTGACCAGGCGGCCATCCTGGATGAACGTCCGGAGCACCTTCTCCGCCTGCGGGTCGGCGTAACCGAATTCCATACCGCATTGATAACCCGCCGGCATCCGGCCCGCCAACCGATATCCGTTCTCACCCGGCGCGTCGCAACGCGCGTGTCACCGCCTCGATGATCGGCGTGAGCCTGCGCAGCTCGGCTTCGTCGGCGGTCGCGCACTCGGTGATGCCCGCGCCGACGACCGGTACCGGGATCCCGTCGATCGCACCGACCACCTCGGCGATCGACAGCCCGCCGGGCTCGGGGTACGTCGCGCCGCCGAACTCGCCGGGGTCCAGCACGTCGAGGTCGATGTGCAGGTAGAGCTGTTCGCCGGGGAACGAGTCGGCCGTGACCAGGCCGCGGTCGATCGCGGCCTGCTCGCCCGCGTCGATCGACCGCGCGCCGATGAGAACGGCGTTACCGGGCCGCAAAGCCGGGCCTGCCACGAACTCCGGGTCGCCTTCGCCGAACAGCGCCCGCAACGCCATGCCGTGGAACGCACCTGACGGCGACGTCTCGGGCGTGTTGAGGTCCGGGTGCGCGTCGAACCAGGCCACCCCGAGGTTCGGGCCGTACCTGAACCGCGCCACGCCGATCGGCGCGACGTCCGAGCCGCAGTCGCCGCCGATCGTGAGAACCGGCCCCTCCGGGGCTTCCAGTGCGGCCAGCTGCGCGGTCCGGTTGACGATCAGCGCGGCCCGGTTGGCGACACCGTCGACAGCGGGAGATTCCTCAGTGGAGACGGGGACGACGTACGGCTTGATCCCGGCGATGTCCCCGGCCAGCCGGCTCAGTGCGAGGCAGCCCTCGGGCAGGAACCGTGCTTTGTCGACCAACGCGCCTTGTCGCTGTGGCACAGCGTGGATCCGCATCACGGGGTCCGCCTCCGAATCGTCACCAGCAGCCACCCGGCACTGGCCAGGAACGTCAGTCCGCCCACCAGGATCATCAACCCCATCCAGGTGGCCCTGCCGTCCTCGAACGTCTTGCCCGGCAACCCCACCCGGCTGAAGGCCGTGGTTTGCTCGATTCTCCCATCGCCTGCCCTGACCACCACGCCTTTGATGTCACCGACCGGGATCCCGCCTTTGGCCGGGCCGTTGATCTCGTCGCGTGAATCCCGTGCGGTGCCACGGTTGTCACCGAGCACCCAGACGTGGCCGGGCTCCACGGTCGCCGTGTATGGCCGGCGCGCCGCCGAACCACCGCCCACCTTGACGTACTCCTCGGTGACCTGCCTGCCGTTCACCGAGGCGAAGCTCTCGAGTTCGCAGCACGTGATCGCGTCACCGCCGACCCCCACGACCCGCCGGACCAGTTCGACGTCCGGCTGGCCCCACGCGGCGGCGGAGAAGATGACGACGTCACCCCGGTTGACGTCGCCGCCGGACACCTCCCGGATGGTCAGCTTGTCGCCATGGCCGACCGTCGGCAGCATCGCGTCCGACGGCTCCGCCAGCCTTCGGTACCCGAACCCCAGGACCATGAAAGCAGTGGCCGCGATGAGGACTCCCGTCACCATCACGGCCACTGGCGCGACAACTCTGCTCATCTGCCCCCCCAGATCGTGAAATCCGGTGGGCAGACTAGCGCTAACCCAGCACGATCAGCAGGTCCCCGCCTTCCACCTGCTGCACGGACCCGATCGCCAGGCGCTGCACCTTGCCCGCCTTCGGCGCGGTGATCGCTGCCTCCATCTTCATCGCCTCGATCGTCGCGACCGTGGCACCGGCTTCGACCTCGTCGCCTTCGCCGACCGCGAGCGTGACCACACCCGCGAACGGCGCGGGCACCTGGTTCTGGTTGCCCTTCTCCGCTTTCTCCGCGACCGGCAGGTTGGACGCGATCGACCGGTCCCGCACGGGAATCGGCCGCAGCTGACCGTTCAGCGTCGCCATCACGGTCCGCATACCGCGCTCGTCCGCCTCACCGACGGCTTCGAGTTCGATCAGCAGCCGGACACCCTGCTCCAGGTCGACCGGGTACTCCTGCGCGGGCCTCAGGCCGTAGAAGAAGTCCTTGCTCGCCAGCACCGACGTGTCGCCGTACTGCTCGCGGTGCGCCAGGAACTCCTTGGTCGGCCCGGGGAACAGCAGCCTGTTGAGCGTGCCGCGCGGGTCGTCCTCCAGCGCCTTCTTGTCGTCCTCGGTCAGCTCGGTGACGCCCTTCGGCGCCGAACGACCGCGCAAGGCCTTGGTGCGGAACGGCTCCGGCCAGCCTCCAGCCGGGTCGCCCAGCTCGCCGTGCAGGAAGCCGATCACCGAGTCCGGGATGTCGAAGCGACCGGGGTCGGCTTCGAACTCCTTCGGGTCGACACCCGCTCCGACCAGGTGCAACGCCAGGTCACCGACCACCTTGGACGACGGGGTCACCTTGATCAGGTGGCCGAGCATCCGGTCGGCGGCGGCGTACATCGTCTCGATGTCCTCGAACCGGTCGCCCAGGCCGAGCGCCTTGGCCTGCGTGCGCAGGTTGGACAGCTGACCGCCGGGGATCTCGTGCAGGTAGACGCGGCCGGTCGGGCCGGGCAGGCCGGCTTCGAACGGGTAGTAGACGCGCCGCACGATCTCCCAGTACGGCTCGAGGTCGGACACCGCCTGCAGGCTCAGCCCGGTCTCCCGTTCACTGTGGTCGGTCGCGGCCACGATCGCCGACAACGACGGCTGTGACGTCGTGCCGGACATCGACGCGGTCGCGCCGTCCACCGCGTCCACACCCGACTGGATGGCCGCCAGGTACGTCGCGAGCTGACCACCGGCGGTGTCGTGCGTGTGCAGGTGGACCGGCAGGTCGAATTCCTTGCGCAGCGCGGTGATCAGCTTCGCCGCGGCCGGTGGGCGCAGCAGGCCCGCCATGTCCTTCACCGCGAGCACGTGCG
This window contains:
- a CDS encoding arginase family protein, whose amino-acid sequence is MRIHAVPQRQGALVDKARFLPEGCLALSRLAGDIAGIKPYVVPVSTEESPAVDGVANRAALIVNRTAQLAALEAPEGPVLTIGGDCGSDVAPIGVARFRYGPNLGVAWFDAHPDLNTPETSPSGAFHGMALRALFGEGDPEFVAGPALRPGNAVLIGARSIDAGEQAAIDRGLVTADSFPGEQLYLHIDLDVLDPGEFGGATYPEPGGLSIAEVVGAIDGIPVPVVGAGITECATADEAELRRLTPIIEAVTRALRRAG
- a CDS encoding DUF2087 domain-containing protein, giving the protein MEFGYADPQAEKVLRTFIQDGRLVRFPAKRGRRRILLEHIAACFEPGRRFPEKEVDVVLRAWCHGGETDYVTLRRYLVDEDLLSREHGQYWRTGGWVA
- the lepB gene encoding signal peptidase I, whose amino-acid sequence is MSRVVAPVAVMVTGVLIAATAFMVLGFGYRRLAEPSDAMLPTVGHGDKLTIREVSGGDVNRGDVVIFSAAAWGQPDVELVRRVVGVGGDAITCCELESFASVNGRQVTEEYVKVGGGSAARRPYTATVEPGHVWVLGDNRGTARDSRDEINGPAKGGIPVGDIKGVVVRAGDGRIEQTTAFSRVGLPGKTFEDGRATWMGLMILVGGLTFLASAGWLLVTIRRRTP